The following nucleotide sequence is from Caldicellulosiruptor saccharolyticus DSM 8903.
GTTCTCATCTACATCAAAAAGAGTTTTAAACTCATGGATGTTAGGCTTTATGACATCTGGCCTTGCCTCAACACCACTTTTTAGAGCTTGCCCCTCTGCATCAAAGATTACAATTGCCCCTTTTTGCTTTAGCTTTTCAATCATCTCAAAATACATTTCTTCATCGGCATTTGCAGGAAGGCTTCCTGATAGAACAAAAATGTCATCTTTTTTAGCTGTATTTTCTATTTTTTCAAACAAGGACTGTTTATCATTTTCGGTTATCTCAAATCCGGGTTGATTCAAATCGGTGTACTCTTTAGTCTCTAATTCAACAATCTTTATATTGGTGCGTGTAAGCCCCTTGACAAATATAAAGTCATTTTTTATTCCAAACCTTTGAAGGTACTTTAAAAACCACTCTTTATTCTCTTCACCAAGAAAGCCCAAAGCAATTGACTCTTCCCCTAAAGCCTTTATAACCTTAGACACGTTTATCCCTTTGCCGCCGGCATCAATCATATAGTGGTTGCTTCTATTTACCTGTCCTTTTTCAAGCCTATCGATGTATATTGTCATATCAACTGCAGGATTTAATGTAACAGTGTATATCAATTTTATCTACCACCTTGCAAAATTTTTACTCAGTAATAACCTCAACCCCAAGCGCCTTAAATTCCTGTTTTTGCTTTTCATCCATTTTGTCAGTAATAATATAATTATTTAATCTGTCAACTGGACAAATGAGAGCAAATGTGACTTGCCCAAATTTTGAGCTATCTGCAACTAAGAATACCTCTTTTGCATTTTCTATCATCGTTCTTTTTACAGCTGCCTCTAAATGAGTGGGAGTTGTAACACCAAACTCAATAGATACACCATTTGCAGCAATAAATGCC
It contains:
- the pfkB gene encoding 1-phosphofructokinase; protein product: MIYTVTLNPAVDMTIYIDRLEKGQVNRSNHYMIDAGGKGINVSKVIKALGEESIALGFLGEENKEWFLKYLQRFGIKNDFIFVKGLTRTNIKIVELETKEYTDLNQPGFEITENDKQSLFEKIENTAKKDDIFVLSGSLPANADEEMYFEMIEKLKQKGAIVIFDAEGQALKSGVEARPDVIKPNIHEFKTLFDVDENDINSVIGSAKKLIEMGLKIVLVSMGANGAIFVSESTALYAKPFKVDVKSTVGAGDSMVAAIAYGIFKKMSEKEMFRLACACAAAKISKEGVRAPEKNQVDYYFKKIELERLG